Proteins found in one Deltaproteobacteria bacterium HGW-Deltaproteobacteria-18 genomic segment:
- a CDS encoding short-chain dehydrogenase — protein MKQKVAVVTGGAQGIGKAICDAFAEQGVAVCNIDMQDNDYFVGDIADEQALRAFASKVIAQHGAIDYLINNACLSRGGLKTCSHEDFNYVLRVGISAPFLLTQLFMDHFKPSASIVNISSTRHLMSQADTESYTAAKGGITALTHAMAVTLAGKARVNSISPGWIDTTGTRFNGPDADQHPAGRVGVPSDIVHAVMFLCDEKSGFITGQNITVDGGMTKLMVYHNDFGWKKLGGEY, from the coding sequence ATGAAACAGAAAGTCGCGGTCGTTACGGGCGGAGCGCAGGGCATAGGCAAGGCGATCTGTGACGCTTTCGCCGAGCAGGGAGTTGCCGTCTGCAATATCGACATGCAGGATAACGACTATTTCGTCGGCGACATTGCCGATGAACAGGCATTGCGTGCCTTTGCGTCAAAGGTAATCGCCCAGCATGGCGCCATCGACTATCTCATCAACAATGCGTGCCTGTCCCGGGGCGGCCTCAAGACCTGCTCCCATGAGGATTTCAATTACGTGTTGCGTGTCGGAATCTCGGCTCCGTTTCTTTTGACCCAATTGTTCATGGATCACTTCAAGCCTTCGGCAAGCATCGTGAACATCTCATCGACCCGGCATCTGATGAGCCAGGCCGATACCGAAAGCTACACGGCGGCCAAGGGGGGCATCACCGCGCTGACCCATGCCATGGCCGTTACCCTGGCAGGCAAGGCGCGGGTCAACTCCATATCGCCGGGCTGGATCGACACCACCGGCACCCGGTTCAATGGCCCGGACGCGGACCAGCACCCTGCCGGCCGTGTGGGCGTTCCTTCAGACATCGTCCATGCGGTCATGTTTTTGTGTGATGAAAAAAGCGGCTTTATTACTGGCCAGAACATCACGGTGGATGGCGGCATGACGAAGCTGATGGTGTATCACAACGATTTTGGATGGAAAAAATTGGGAGGAGAATATTGA
- a CDS encoding branched-chain amino acid ABC transporter substrate-binding protein — MRIFVMLAASLFFAQAAFAEPAGSPLPIGIAVGQTTNVALFGEEQVNGAKVAERMINEKGGVGGTPIKLIFQDTGGDEAGAINAFQNLISRDKVVAIIGPTLSQQAFAANPIANQAKVPVVGPSNTAKGVAQIGEYVSRISAPMTLVAPNALKRALAVNPNIKNVAVVYAQDDAFNVSETGIFQDAIKGMGLNIALIQKTSVKDTDFTTQVTAILGAGVDMVVMSCLAADGGNMVKQLRQFGYEGLIVGGNGFNSPNMYPVCGKECTGVIVAQAYSPKADNAENNAFVPMFKEMFKKDPAQFSAQAYTSVKVVVDALNEVEQSTGKKVAEMDTAELRTALNAAIISSSYETPLGEIVLDADGEITQKTFYVSQIKIAEDGKTGVMELLPE, encoded by the coding sequence ATGCGCATATTCGTAATGCTGGCAGCAAGCCTGTTTTTTGCCCAGGCAGCCTTTGCCGAGCCGGCCGGCAGCCCCCTCCCCATTGGCATCGCCGTGGGACAGACCACCAACGTAGCCCTGTTTGGCGAAGAGCAGGTCAACGGCGCCAAGGTGGCTGAAAGGATGATCAACGAGAAGGGCGGCGTGGGCGGAACTCCCATCAAACTGATTTTCCAGGATACGGGCGGAGACGAAGCCGGGGCCATCAACGCCTTTCAGAACCTGATCTCCCGCGACAAGGTCGTGGCCATCATCGGGCCCACCCTGTCCCAGCAGGCCTTTGCCGCCAACCCCATCGCCAACCAGGCCAAAGTGCCCGTGGTCGGACCGTCCAATACTGCCAAAGGCGTGGCCCAGATCGGTGAATATGTGTCCCGCATCTCCGCCCCCATGACCCTGGTCGCCCCCAATGCCCTGAAGCGGGCCCTTGCGGTCAACCCGAATATCAAGAATGTGGCCGTGGTCTATGCCCAGGATGACGCCTTCAACGTCTCCGAGACCGGCATTTTTCAGGACGCCATCAAGGGCATGGGCCTGAACATCGCCCTCATCCAGAAGACCAGCGTCAAGGACACGGACTTCACCACCCAGGTCACGGCCATCCTCGGAGCGGGCGTGGACATGGTGGTCATGAGCTGCCTGGCTGCCGACGGCGGCAACATGGTCAAGCAGCTGCGCCAGTTCGGCTACGAGGGCCTCATCGTCGGCGGCAACGGCTTCAATTCCCCCAACATGTACCCGGTCTGCGGCAAGGAATGCACCGGCGTCATCGTGGCCCAGGCTTACAGTCCCAAGGCCGACAACGCCGAGAACAACGCCTTTGTCCCCATGTTCAAGGAAATGTTCAAGAAGGATCCGGCCCAGTTCTCGGCCCAGGCCTACACCAGCGTGAAGGTCGTCGTGGACGCCTTGAACGAAGTGGAGCAGAGCACCGGCAAGAAAGTCGCCGAAATGGACACGGCCGAACTGCGCACCGCCCTCAATGCAGCCATCATCTCCAGTTCCTACGAAACGCCTCTTGGCGAAATCGTCCTCGACGCCGACGGCGAGATCACCCAGAAAACATTCTATGTCTCCCAGATCAAGATCGCCGAAGACGGCAAGACCGGAGTCATGGAACTGTTGCCCGAATAA
- a CDS encoding alkylphosphonate utilization protein, translating into MSDLPICPKCGSEYTYDDGMAYVCPECGHEWSKDAAAGDGPDDKIIKDANGKPLQNGDTVTVIKDLKVKGSSSTVKVGTKVKNIRLVDGDHDIDCRIDGIGAMKLKSEFVKKV; encoded by the coding sequence ATGAGTGATCTGCCCATCTGCCCCAAGTGCGGCTCCGAATATACCTACGATGACGGCATGGCTTACGTCTGCCCGGAATGCGGCCACGAATGGTCCAAGGACGCCGCTGCCGGTGACGGACCGGATGACAAGATCATCAAGGACGCCAACGGCAAGCCGCTTCAGAACGGCGACACGGTCACGGTCATCAAGGACCTTAAAGTCAAAGGCTCGTCCTCCACGGTCAAAGTCGGCACGAAAGTCAAGAACATCAGGCTGGTGGACGGTGATCACGACATCGACTGCAGGATCGACGGCATCGGCGCCATGAAGCTCAAATCCGAATTCGTCAAAAAAGTTTAG
- a CDS encoding GGDEF domain-containing protein, translating to MYQRLLNIFIATQSPELETLLLGVPPQDRFSHHFFSSADILAVDINSCAVIILDFETARAESLIKIHEAKNERAVVIGCFGADNFSILAEYHDFFDQVWIKPFSESKIHASFSGILRRFKEREDAQLNRKYLDTLIDSLPELIWFKDARGAHLKVNSSFCRTVNKTKEQIEGRGHYYIWDIEPDEYAQGEYICLESEEIVLAKKKTCLFDETVKCGDELRKFKTYKSPIFDIDGEVIGTSGFAHDVTDLQNLMIELNILIESLPFAIMVTDKIGEITSVNQKFVDIFLQEKSDLIGKKIESFIDKTNKYTCSKRWIIEQDDDCTLLLSKNRILKLHDENLLDIFGVQAGHIYLFVDITLEYHHKNKLLSDANTDYLTKLNNRRSLQDFMRKTPPHPDTVLLLADLDNFKEVNDQYGHEEGDKVLIAFADMLQQIFPAANLFRLGGDEFAILLHDVSDSGKARQCAEQLLAGFEEKVARKFSHTNISVSIGIAMDNGQYENFGELFKKADMALYESKKAGKNVFKFWSR from the coding sequence TTGTATCAAAGGTTATTGAATATCTTCATTGCTACACAGAGTCCTGAGCTGGAAACGCTTCTTTTGGGAGTTCCGCCGCAGGACCGGTTTTCTCACCATTTTTTCAGCAGCGCTGACATCCTTGCAGTCGATATCAACAGCTGCGCAGTCATTATCCTCGATTTTGAAACAGCTCGGGCTGAGTCATTGATCAAGATTCACGAAGCTAAAAATGAGCGGGCAGTCGTGATCGGCTGCTTTGGCGCCGATAATTTTTCAATTCTGGCAGAGTATCACGATTTTTTTGATCAGGTCTGGATCAAGCCGTTCAGTGAAAGCAAGATCCACGCTTCTTTTTCCGGGATTCTGAGGCGTTTCAAAGAGCGTGAAGACGCGCAGTTGAACCGGAAATATCTGGACACGCTGATTGACAGTCTGCCTGAATTGATCTGGTTCAAGGATGCGCGGGGCGCTCATCTGAAAGTCAACAGCAGCTTCTGCCGGACTGTAAACAAGACCAAGGAGCAGATCGAGGGGCGCGGGCATTATTATATCTGGGACATCGAGCCTGATGAATATGCCCAGGGAGAATATATTTGTCTGGAATCTGAAGAAATTGTTCTTGCTAAAAAGAAAACCTGTCTTTTTGACGAAACAGTGAAATGCGGTGATGAACTTCGTAAGTTCAAGACATACAAATCTCCTATATTCGATATAGATGGAGAAGTAATTGGTACTTCAGGTTTTGCGCATGATGTAACAGATCTGCAAAATTTGATGATTGAATTGAATATATTGATTGAGAGTCTTCCTTTTGCGATCATGGTAACCGATAAGATTGGTGAAATTACCAGTGTGAATCAGAAGTTTGTTGATATTTTTTTACAGGAAAAATCAGATCTTATTGGTAAAAAAATAGAATCTTTTATTGATAAAACAAATAAATATACATGCAGCAAGAGATGGATTATTGAGCAGGATGATGACTGCACACTGCTTCTTTCCAAAAACAGAATTCTGAAACTGCACGATGAAAATCTTCTGGATATATTTGGCGTGCAGGCTGGGCATATTTATCTTTTTGTGGATATCACTCTTGAATATCACCACAAAAACAAGCTGCTGTCAGATGCAAACACAGATTACCTGACCAAGTTGAACAACAGACGCAGCCTCCAGGACTTCATGAGGAAAACGCCGCCTCACCCGGACACGGTGCTGTTGCTTGCGGATCTGGACAACTTCAAGGAAGTCAACGACCAGTACGGCCACGAAGAAGGGGATAAGGTGCTGATAGCCTTTGCAGACATGCTTCAGCAGATATTTCCAGCTGCAAACCTGTTCCGACTTGGCGGGGATGAATTCGCGATACTTCTTCACGATGTGAGCGATTCAGGTAAGGCGAGACAATGCGCTGAGCAACTTCTGGCGGGATTTGAAGAGAAAGTTGCCCGCAAGTTTTCCCACACCAATATTTCGGTCAGCATTGGCATTGCCATGGATAATGGGCAATACGAAAATTTTGGTGAATTGTTCAAAAAAGCGGACATGGCGCTTTATGAATCAAAAAAAGCGGGAAAAAACGTGTTCAAGTTCTGGAGCCGGTAG
- a CDS encoding 4Fe-4S ferredoxin, whose protein sequence is MKPGHLKPVRVALSLVFFGLTALVFLDLGNVVPPSLTEGILYLQFVPSMLAFMHGAALGAAGWLVVAGLTVFFGRVYCSSVCPLGTLQDAVSFTAGKRRGHRFRPAGSLRYAIAAITALLLVGGSGLLLNLLDPFSAFGRILADLVRPAVVVTNNLAALALEQFGQYAISRKQWAVLTPHAVGVAATTLLAVGWLAARRGRLYCNTVCPVGTLLGLVSRISWLGLGIDPDRCTKCRRCERVCKAGCIDLARMRVDAARCVACYNCLAACPEGAVHLENRWRRGPVVRADQGRRDFLLHSGVSLLGLAGLVETNATVLQSRPTTIPEAVTGPVSPPGSVSIERFTSLCTACHLCVSVCPSQVLSPSILEFGPSGMLQPRLDFRASYCNYECTLCSQVCPTGAILPLAAKEKKRTQLGVARFIKENCVVFTDNTACGACSEHCPTKAVRMVPYPNPQNRPLLIPEVHADYCVGCGACEHACPTRPFKAICVDGNPVHARSKKPEPTAPEIKINDTEDFPF, encoded by the coding sequence TTGAAACCCGGGCATTTGAAGCCGGTACGCGTCGCCCTGTCCCTGGTCTTTTTCGGTCTGACGGCGCTGGTCTTTCTTGATCTGGGGAACGTGGTCCCGCCGTCGCTGACTGAGGGGATCCTGTACCTTCAGTTCGTGCCCTCCATGCTCGCCTTCATGCACGGGGCGGCCCTGGGCGCGGCGGGATGGCTCGTTGTGGCGGGGCTGACTGTATTCTTCGGCCGTGTCTATTGTTCCAGCGTATGCCCCCTCGGGACCCTCCAGGATGCCGTCAGTTTTACGGCCGGGAAAAGACGGGGACATCGCTTCAGACCGGCCGGATCGCTTCGTTACGCCATCGCGGCCATCACCGCGCTGCTGCTGGTCGGCGGCAGCGGCCTGCTGCTGAACCTGCTCGATCCGTTCAGCGCTTTTGGAAGGATTCTGGCAGATCTCGTGCGTCCGGCGGTCGTCGTGACCAACAATCTTGCCGCACTAGCCCTTGAACAGTTCGGCCAATACGCAATTTCCCGCAAGCAGTGGGCAGTGCTGACGCCCCATGCCGTTGGAGTCGCCGCGACAACCCTGCTCGCGGTCGGGTGGCTGGCAGCCAGACGCGGCCGTCTTTACTGCAACACCGTCTGTCCGGTGGGCACGCTCCTTGGCTTGGTGTCGCGGATTTCATGGCTGGGCCTTGGGATCGACCCTGACAGGTGCACGAAGTGCAGGCGCTGCGAACGCGTATGCAAGGCGGGCTGCATCGATCTTGCACGCATGCGGGTCGATGCAGCCCGCTGCGTGGCCTGTTACAACTGTCTGGCAGCCTGCCCGGAAGGGGCGGTGCATCTTGAAAACAGGTGGCGACGTGGTCCCGTCGTGCGGGCGGATCAGGGCCGCAGGGATTTTCTCCTCCATTCGGGGGTCTCCCTGCTGGGCCTTGCCGGGCTGGTGGAGACCAATGCCACTGTGCTGCAGAGCCGGCCGACCACCATACCCGAGGCCGTGACCGGTCCGGTATCCCCGCCTGGCTCCGTCAGCATCGAGCGCTTCACTTCCCTCTGCACGGCCTGCCACCTGTGCGTGAGTGTCTGTCCCTCGCAGGTCCTGTCCCCGTCGATCCTCGAATTCGGGCCATCGGGCATGTTGCAGCCGCGCCTCGATTTTCGCGCATCCTATTGCAACTACGAGTGCACGCTTTGTTCGCAGGTCTGTCCCACCGGAGCCATCCTGCCCCTGGCCGCGAAGGAAAAGAAGCGCACCCAGCTGGGCGTGGCCAGGTTCATCAAGGAAAACTGTGTGGTCTTCACGGACAACACGGCCTGCGGCGCGTGCTCGGAACACTGTCCGACCAAGGCGGTGCGCATGGTGCCGTATCCCAATCCGCAAAACCGCCCGTTGCTGATCCCGGAAGTGCATGCGGACTATTGCGTCGGCTGCGGAGCCTGCGAGCACGCCTGTCCCACGAGGCCCTTCAAGGCGATCTGCGTGGACGGCAATCCGGTTCACGCGCGGTCGAAAAAGCCGGAGCCCACGGCGCCGGAGATCAAAATCAACGACACGGAAGATTTTCCATTCTGA
- a CDS encoding acetylpolyamine amidohydrolase has product MFSIRPIYDTTVPVDAQSVEQVQTILAERFPLIAAEEIANLPATLKNPLGKGYRTIVFVAEGQRRVVQGFALLCHFSDLRFCYLDYLSVSLRHGGRGVGSALYERVREEAKALGDTALFFECLPDDPNLCRDPELLRENVARLRFYERYGARPIVNTAYETPLSAEDDCAPYLVADPLDKPLRLARERVRHVVRAVLERKYKEKCSPQYVKMVLDSIPTGNLLLREPRYVRESAPPRVPGISDDRRIALICNENHAIHHIRERGYVESPVRMKSILKEIEKTGLFLRRQPRHFAERHITQVHDRQFVSYLRTVCSNLPEKKSVYPYVFPIRNAARPPRELAVRAGYYCIDTFTPLNGNAYAAARGAVDCGLTAAEELLAGRRLAYALVRPPGHHAERRAFGGFCYFNTSAVVAHRLSAHGRVAVLDVDYHHGNGTQNIFYERSDVLTVSIHGHPRFAYPYFSGFAEERGEGAGLGYNRNFPLPEDVEGERYAETLRQALKVMADFDPAFVIVGLGLDPAKGDPTGSWRLQARDFFRNGQLIGALGRHTVVVQEGGYKIRSLGVNAANFFQGLFEGMQIARRI; this is encoded by the coding sequence ATGTTCAGCATTCGCCCCATCTACGACACCACCGTGCCCGTCGACGCTCAGAGCGTCGAGCAGGTCCAGACCATCCTGGCCGAGCGGTTTCCGCTCATCGCGGCCGAGGAAATCGCGAACCTTCCCGCCACCCTCAAGAATCCCCTGGGCAAGGGATACCGGACCATCGTCTTCGTGGCCGAGGGGCAACGCAGGGTCGTGCAGGGATTTGCCCTGCTGTGCCACTTCTCGGACCTGCGCTTCTGCTACCTCGACTACCTCTCGGTCAGCCTGCGCCATGGCGGGCGCGGGGTGGGCTCGGCCCTCTACGAACGTGTGCGCGAAGAAGCGAAGGCACTCGGCGACACAGCCCTCTTCTTCGAATGCCTGCCTGACGATCCCAACCTGTGCCGTGACCCGGAACTACTGCGCGAAAACGTCGCGCGGCTTCGCTTCTATGAACGCTACGGGGCGCGACCCATCGTCAACACGGCCTACGAGACGCCTCTCTCCGCCGAAGACGACTGCGCCCCCTATCTGGTGGCCGATCCCCTGGACAAACCCCTGCGTTTGGCGCGGGAGCGGGTGCGCCATGTGGTGCGCGCCGTGCTGGAGCGCAAGTACAAGGAAAAATGCTCGCCGCAGTACGTCAAGATGGTCCTCGACTCCATTCCGACCGGCAATCTTCTCCTGCGCGAACCGCGATATGTCAGGGAATCCGCGCCCCCACGGGTCCCGGGCATCAGCGACGACCGCAGGATCGCCCTGATCTGCAACGAGAATCATGCGATCCACCACATCCGCGAGCGCGGCTATGTCGAGTCGCCGGTGCGCATGAAGTCCATCCTGAAGGAAATCGAGAAGACAGGCCTCTTCCTGCGCAGGCAGCCCCGGCATTTCGCCGAGCGGCACATCACCCAGGTCCACGACCGGCAGTTCGTGTCCTATCTTCGGACCGTCTGCTCGAACCTTCCCGAGAAGAAATCCGTCTACCCCTATGTCTTCCCCATCAGAAACGCAGCCCGCCCCCCTCGGGAATTGGCCGTGCGGGCTGGCTACTACTGCATCGACACCTTCACGCCCCTGAACGGCAACGCCTACGCAGCGGCGCGCGGGGCCGTGGACTGCGGGCTGACCGCAGCCGAGGAACTGCTGGCCGGACGTCGCCTTGCCTACGCCCTGGTGCGCCCCCCCGGGCATCATGCCGAACGCCGGGCCTTCGGAGGATTCTGCTATTTCAACACGTCGGCGGTGGTCGCCCATCGACTCAGTGCCCACGGGCGCGTCGCCGTGCTTGACGTGGACTACCACCACGGCAACGGCACCCAGAACATCTTCTACGAGCGCAGCGACGTGCTGACCGTGTCCATCCACGGCCACCCCAGATTCGCCTACCCGTATTTCAGCGGATTCGCGGAAGAACGCGGGGAGGGAGCGGGTCTGGGATACAACCGCAATTTCCCCCTCCCGGAGGACGTTGAAGGCGAGAGATACGCCGAAACCCTGCGCCAGGCCCTGAAGGTCATGGCCGACTTCGACCCCGCCTTCGTCATCGTGGGCCTCGGCCTTGATCCGGCCAAAGGGGACCCGACGGGTTCATGGCGTCTGCAGGCCAGGGATTTCTTCCGCAACGGCCAGCTCATCGGAGCTCTGGGCAGACATACGGTGGTCGTACAGGAGGGAGGATACAAGATCAGGTCGCTGGGCGTGAATGCTGCCAACTTCTTCCAGGGGCTGTTCGAGGGAATGCAGATCGCGAGACGGATTTGA
- a CDS encoding oxidoreductase, translating into MSALFSPISLGNLSLRNRIVIAPMCQYSAQDGQPTDWHLIHLGQLALSGAGLLIVEATAVEPAGRISPQDLGLWSDETEAALTALRRTMRDHSSMPVAIQLAHAGRKGSTARPWDGGASVSFGHGGWTTSSASALPFAPEDAPPVEMDANGIARVVKAFRRAAERALNCGFDGVELHCAHGYLMHQFLSPLSNQRLDEYGGSLENRMRLPLKVFREIRAALPLGFPLGVRISATDWIEGGWDLEQSTVFAARLKELGCDYIHVSSGGLSPMQKIKPGPGYQVPFAAHIKRETGMTTIAVGLITQPRQAEEIIASGQADLTALGRGMLYNPRWPWHAAAELGACVDAPPQYLRCEPHGVKDLFKKS; encoded by the coding sequence ATGAGCGCACTCTTTTCCCCCATTTCTCTTGGCAATCTCTCTTTGCGGAACCGCATCGTCATCGCTCCCATGTGCCAGTATTCCGCACAGGACGGGCAGCCGACCGACTGGCACCTAATTCACCTTGGGCAGCTTGCCCTGTCCGGGGCCGGACTGCTGATCGTCGAAGCCACCGCCGTCGAACCGGCCGGGCGCATCTCTCCGCAGGATCTCGGGCTGTGGTCCGATGAGACCGAGGCGGCCCTGACAGCGTTGCGCAGGACCATGCGGGACCATTCTTCCATGCCCGTGGCCATTCAGCTGGCTCATGCCGGTCGCAAGGGGTCCACGGCGCGGCCCTGGGACGGGGGCGCGTCCGTATCGTTCGGCCACGGCGGCTGGACTACGTCCTCGGCCTCGGCCCTGCCCTTTGCCCCCGAGGACGCCCCGCCCGTGGAGATGGACGCAAACGGCATCGCGCGGGTGGTCAAAGCCTTTCGCCGGGCGGCGGAGCGCGCCCTGAACTGCGGCTTCGACGGCGTTGAACTGCACTGCGCCCACGGCTACCTCATGCACCAGTTCCTGTCCCCGTTGTCCAACCAGCGCCTGGACGAGTACGGCGGCAGCCTGGAAAACAGGATGCGCCTGCCTCTCAAGGTCTTCCGCGAAATCCGCGCCGCGTTGCCGCTGGGCTTTCCGCTCGGAGTACGCATCTCGGCGACGGACTGGATCGAGGGCGGCTGGGACCTTGAGCAGAGCACGGTCTTCGCCGCGCGTCTGAAGGAGCTTGGTTGCGACTACATCCACGTCTCCAGCGGCGGCCTGTCCCCCATGCAGAAAATCAAGCCGGGACCTGGCTATCAGGTGCCCTTTGCGGCGCATATCAAGCGCGAAACCGGCATGACCACCATCGCGGTGGGCCTGATCACCCAGCCCAGGCAGGCCGAGGAGATCATCGCCTCCGGCCAGGCCGACCTGACGGCCCTGGGTCGGGGCATGCTCTACAACCCCCGCTGGCCCTGGCACGCGGCCGCGGAACTGGGCGCCTGCGTGGATGCGCCGCCGCAATATCTTCGCTGCGAGCCCCACGGCGTGAAGGACCTCTTCAAGAAGAGCTGA